A part of Aegilops tauschii subsp. strangulata cultivar AL8/78 chromosome 2, Aet v6.0, whole genome shotgun sequence genomic DNA contains:
- the LOC109777197 gene encoding aspartic proteinase nepenthesin-1-like, which translates to MASLAVLLLILSAARASNAAAVRVGLTRVHSNPDVSATEFVRGALRRDMHRHARFARELASSGGRTVAAPTRKDLPNGGEYIMTLSIGTPPLSYPAIADTGSDLIWTQCAPCGSQCFKQAGQLYNPSSSTTFGVLPCASSVSMCAALAGPSPPPGCSCMYNQTYGTGWTAGIQSVETFTFGSTPADQTRVPGIAFGCSNASSDDWNGSAGLVGLGRGSMSLVSQLGAGMFSYCLTPFQDANSTSMLLLGPSAALNGTGVRTTPFVASPSKAPMSTYYYLNLTGISVGTTALSIPPNAFALRADGTGGLIIDSGTTITSLVDAAYQQVRAAIKSLVTLPVADGSDSTGLDLCFALTSETSTPPSMPSMTLHFDGADMVLPVENYMILGSGVWCLAMRNQTIGAMSTLGNYQQQNVHLLYDIHKETLSFAPAKCSTL; encoded by the coding sequence ATGGCGTCGCTCGCTGTGCTCCTCCTGATCCTTTCTGCAGCTCGGGCCTCCAATGCCGCCGCCGTCCGCGTCGGGCTGACGCGCGTCCACTCCAACCCCGATGTCTCCGCCACAGAGTTCGTGCGTGGCGCGCTGCGCCGGGACATGCACCGGCACGCCCGGTTCGCCCGGGAACTCGCGTCGTCGGGCGGCCGCACCGTCGCCGCGCCAACCCGGAAGGACCTGCCGAACGGCGGGGAGTACATCATGACGCTGTCCATCGGCACGCCGCCGCTGTCCTACCCGGCCATCGCCGACACGGGCAGCGACCTCATCTGGACGCAGTGCGCGCCCTGCGGCAGCCAGTGCTTCAAGCAGGCCGGGCAGCTGTACAACCCGTCGAGCTCCACCACGTTCGGCGTGCTCCCCTGCGCCAGCTCGGTGAGCATGTGCGCCGCGCTGGCCGGGCCGAGCCCGCCGCCTGGGTGCTCCTGCATGTACAACCAGACGTACGGCACGGGGTGGACGGCGGGCATCCAGAGCGTGGAGACGTTCACGTTCGGCTCGACGCCCGCGGACCAGACCCGCGTCCCCGGCATCGCCTTCGGCTGCAGCAACGCCAGCAGCGACGACTGGAACGGCTCAGCCGGCCTCGTCGGGCTGGGCAGGGGAAGCATGTCGCTCGTCTCGCAGCTCGGCGCCGGCATGTTCTCGTACTGCCTCACACCATTCCAGGACGCCAACAGCACGAGCATGCTCCTCCTCGGGCCGTCGGCGGCGCTCAACGGCACCGGGGTCCGCACGACGCCGTTTGTGGCCAGCCCATCGAAGGCGCCCATGAGCACGTACTACTACCTGAACCTGACGGGCATATCGGTCGGCACGACGGCTCTGTCCATCCCTCCCAACGCGTTCGCCCTGAGGGCCGACGGCACCGGCGGGCTCATCATCGACTCCGGCACGACGATCACGTCGCTTGTCGACGCGGCATACCAGCAGGTCCGTGCCGCGATCAAGTCCCTAGTGACGCTGCCGGTGGCCGACGGGTCGGACTCCACGGGGCTGGACCTGTGCTTCGCGCTGACGTCCGAGACGTCGACGCCGCCGAGCATGCCGAGCATGACGCTCCACTTCGACGGCGCGGACATGGTGCTGCCGGTGGAGAACTACATGATCTTGGGCTCCGGGGTGTGGTGCCTGGCAATGCGGAACCAGACCATCGGCGCAATGAGCACGCTCGGCAACTACCAGCAGCAGAACGTTCACCTACTCTACGACATCCACAAGGAGACGCTGTCGTTCGCTCCCGCCAAATGCAGCACGCTCTGA